The following proteins come from a genomic window of Eubalaena glacialis isolate mEubGla1 chromosome X, mEubGla1.1.hap2.+ XY, whole genome shotgun sequence:
- the LOC133082149 gene encoding heterogeneous nuclear ribonucleoprotein C-like, which produces MASNVTNKTDPRSMNSRVFIGNLNTLVVKKSDVEAIFSKYGKIVGCSVHKGFAFVQYVNERNARAAVAGEDGRMIAGQVLDINLAAEPKVNRGKAGVKRSAAEMYGSSFDLDYDFQRDYYDRMYSYPARVPPPPPIARAVVPSKRQRVSGNTSRRGKSGFNSKSGQRGSSSKSGKLKGDDLQTIKKELTQIKQKVDSLLESLEKIEKEQSKQGVEMKNDKSEEEQSSSSLKKDETNVKMESEGGADDSAEEGDLLDDDDNEDRGDDQLELIKDDEKEAEEGEDDRDSANGEDDS; this is translated from the exons ATGGCCAGCAATGTTACCAACAAGACGGATCCTCGCTCCATGAACTCTCGTGTATTCATTGGGAATCTCAATACTCTTGTGGTCAAGAAATCTGATGTGGAGGCAATCTTCTCGAAATATGGCAAAATCGTGGGTTGCTCTGTTCATAAGGGTTTTGCCTTCGTTCAGTATGTTAATGAGAGAAATGCCCGGGCTGCTGTGGCAGGAGAGGATGGCAGAATGATTGCTGGCCAGGTTTTAGATATTAATCTGGCCGCAGAGCCAAAAGTGAACCGAGGAAAAGCAGGTGTGAAACGATCTGCAGCGGAGATGTACGG CTCCTCTTTTGACTTGGACTATGACTTTCAACGGGATTATTATGACAGGATGTACAGTTACCCAGCAcgtgttcctcctcctcctcctattgCTCGGGCTGTAGTGCCCTCAAAACGCCAGCGTGTATCAGGAAACACCTCACGAAGGGGCAAAAGTGGCTTCAATTCTAAGAGTGGACAGCGGGGATCTTCTTCTAAGTCTGGAAAGTTGAAAGGAGATGACCTTCAGACCATTAAGAAGGAGTTGACCCAGATAAAACAAAAAGTGGATTCTCTACTGGAAAGCCTGGAAAAAATCGAAAAGGAACAGAGCAAACAAGGAGTAGAGATGAAGAATGATAAGTCAGAAGAGGAGCAGAGCAGCAGCTCCCTGAAGAAAGATGAGACTAATGTGAAGATGGAGTCTGAGGGGGGTGCAGATGACTCTGCTGAGGAGGGGGACCTActggatgatgatgataatgaagaTCGGGGGGATGACCAGCTGGAGTTGATCAAGGATGATGAAAAAGAGGCTGAGGAAGGAGAGGATGACAGAGACAGCGCCAATGGCGAGGATGACTCTTAA